Below is a window of Terriglobales bacterium DNA.
GACCATGCGCGGCTCCGTGGACGTATGGCAGGCTATGGCAACCCTCGATCACTGCCGAAGCGAACTACTCAACACACAAATTGCAGACGTAAGCACGCCGCCAAGGGAAGCCAAGAGCTCGCTCTTCAGCCGGGTGGGGTTTAGGCAGAACGCTATCGCGGGCCTGATGCTCTGCCCCTAGGTATCACCGATTTCGTAAGGAGAGAACCGCCATGTTTCACGTCGTTACTTTGGATGCCGATGTTTTAGCTTTCTACAAGACCCGCGCCAAGCGCTCGGAAGTGCTTCTATATAAGCGCAACGAAGGGTTTTTGAGTAAGCTCGTGCTTCCCGAGAAGGGTGCTGCACTCGAGCGCCGGCTTGCACGATCGTTCCAGAACATTCTGGCGCGTTCGATTCAATAGGGAGATTTTGTGAAGCTCCGTTGTGGTGGCTCGCCGTATACGTTTCTGAGACAGGAATTACCTTCAGACCGTCGCATCCGACTGTGCTATACTGTGGTCACGTTCAATTCGACACGGACGTTGAGCAAGGTCCCGCCTGAAACGCAGTTCCTGCCAGTTGTAACATCCGCCTCAATTCAACGTAAAAATTAACAACAACGAAAGAAGTGTATCTACAATATGGAACAAGGAACAGTGAAGTGGTTTAACGATGCCAAAGGTTTTGGTTTCATCCAGCGCGAGAGCGGTGAGGACGTTTTCGTCCATCACTCCGCCATCCAGGCCAACGGCTTCCGCAGTCTGGCCGAAGGACAGCGTGTGGAGTTCAAGGTGACCAAGGGTCAGAAGGGTCTGCAGGCAGAAGAAGTTCGCGCCCTCTAATTCAGCATCCCACCACATTTTCAGGCCGGAGGGAGCAATTCCTCCGGCTGCACGTTGTGCCGCCAAGGAGCCGCCATGCGTTCCGAGCTTGTGTTTCGCGCCAACGACAAGGTTGCAAACCGTTTTGAGCTTTGTCATCTCGCCTCATCTTCAGCCCGAACCATGGTCCGAAATTCCCAGGGCATGCATCTAACTATTAACCAGGCTCTTGAAGCCATCAGCACACAATCTGCCCCGATTTCTCCGGCAGAAGTGATCCATGTCGAGGACGCTGGAGCCTCTGTGCCCGCCCTTGACCCTGTACTCTGAAGAAAGAAGACCTATTGATTCAACAATTTTCTGAGCTCCCTATCACGCAGTATCTGCAGGAGCAACTCTCAACCAACAACTTTCACACTCCGACCCCCGTACAAGGCAGCGCGATTCCGGCCGCATTGAGCGGCAAAGACCTTCTCGCCACAGCGCAGACTGGAACCGGAAAGACGCTCGCATTCCTGATTCCTGTAGCGCAACGGTTGCTCCAAATTAGGGATGCCGGCATTCAAGCGCTGGTATTAGTCCCGACTCGGGAACTGGCCGCTCAAGTGGAACAGCAATTTGATCAGTTGCGCGGCAAAAAGCTGCGCAAGGCTGCTCTTGTGGTCGGCGGCGCTTCCGAGCGTCAACAGATTGCGGCTCTCAAAACCGCACAGCTTGTGATTGCCACACCCGGCAGGCTGGAGGATTTCCTCCGCCGCAACTTGGCGAAGCTGGACAAGACCCAGGTGCTGGTGCTGGACGAAGCTGATCGCATGCTCGACATGGGCTTTTTGCCGGCGATTCGACGCATTACCGATACCCTTCCCAAGACTCGCCAGACCCTTTGCTTCTCGGCGACGCTCGATCCGGCGGTTGCACACATCGTCAGCGATTTCGTGCACAATCCTCAGCGCATAGCCTTCGGTTCGACCTCTAAGCCAGTGGATAGCGTTAGGTTGCAGGCATTTGAGGTGGCTTCCAACCAGCGCCTTGCCCTGTTGCAGCGATTGTTGAACGACGAGGATGGCCGTTGTCTCGTGTTCGTTCGCACCAAGCGCGGTGCTGACCGGCTTACGCGTCAACTCCGAAAAGCGGGTTTTGACGCGGGTATGCTGCACGGCGATCGCTCCCAGTCGCAACGGAATGCAGCGCTGGCTGATTTCCAAAATGGGACCGTTCCTATTCTGGTCGCCACTGATGTAGCGTCTCGCGGCATTCACGTGGACGCAGTCGCACATGTCATCAACTACGAGCTGCCCCAGCTCGCCGAAGACTTGATCCACCGGGTTGGCCGTACGGGTCGCATTGGCGCCACGGGAACTGCATCCGTTTTCGTGAGTCACCAGGATCGTACCGAATTCCGTGCCATCGAACGCACACTTGGACTGAAGATAGAGCGAATGCGCGTCGACGAAGAACTAGCCCTCGAGGAGCGTTCAGGGCCTGTGCTGGTGGAGGGAATGCCCGTACCAGTGAGGCCTGGGTCTAAAATGGTGAGGTTACCTGGAGAGGTGCTGCAACGCTATGCAGCCATCTAAGCCCTCTTCCAGGTAAATGATTGTTTCGCGGCGCGGGAGTTTTTTGGGGTTGTGCCGCATTTTCATTGAATTGGAGGGACTATTTTCATGGCCGTAAGCCAGACATTCAAAAAGCGTGAAAGAGAACGTGCCCGGCGAGAACGCCAGGCAGAGAAGGCAAAGAAAAAGGCCGAACGTAAGCTGGAACCCAAGGCCGCCGCCGATGTGGACGCTCAGAACCCCGCCGACTTGTTTGACGAAAATGGCGAGCCGCGAGAACTGGACTTTCACGACTTCTGATTGAAGTCGAGCAAGATATTTTCAAGCCGGGAGTCTTAGACTCCCGGCTTTAGTTTTTTGCGGCGCACGAGGGCCCAGGGGTGATCAGGTGGGCAAAGACGAGGATCCGATTCGGGATAGTTGCTGCTGCAACCGACTATTCAGAAACTGACTCTTCAGAACGTCGTGCTGACCGTGAACCGGAAAGTCTTTCTCGGCTCTCGCAGCACATAGGTACTTCCGTAAATAATGAGCGATTGTTGGTAGGTGAAATCGCCTGCTGCACCCGCCGGGAACATGTCGCGCGTGATAGGAGATTTCGTGGGTATATGGGAGTCAAGGATCAGCGGGTTATACGCGTAATAAATGCGGAACGGCGCATTTACGATCGGCAGCAACACCTGCAGCTCCATGCCCGTAGACATCCGCGGAGTGTAGTTAGTTCCCGGGATCGGAGTCAGTGTCGGCGAGAAGTTAACCGTTTTTGTGCCCTGGCAGGTGAAGCTGGCATCGAGGCTCGGGCATCCGAACGGCGTTCCGTTCAGGTTTGCCAGATTCTCTGGAGTGAGCTTCAACTGGTTCGGCAGCGCGATGAAGTTCATGCCGAAGTCGTTGAAAGCTGCCAGCGTGACGTGGGGCACAATCGGAACGCGGTACTCGACGTTGGAATTTAGGCTCGTGTCGCCGCCCGCATAAATAATCGTCGATGCCGGGATTGGAATTTGAACAACACCTCGGCGTGGGTTCGTCGGATCCACAGGCACGAAGCTGCCATCTGGATTTTGCAGCGGGACGTTCACGCGATTCGCGATAAATACGTACGGGGTGACGGTCCGGATATCAAAGCCGCGAAGATCGTTCTCGCCTCCCATGTAGAAACGCTCGTACGGGGGGGCCGACTTCCCTGCATATCCGGTGATGAACGAGCCGGTTACGCGGAACCCCAATGAATTACGGCCTTTATTCATCGGAATCCAGTGCTTGTATTCGGCGATTGGACGAATTGTATTGACGTTGCCGCCTACGCCCGCGAACTCGCCCCCAAGAAAGAGGCTCGTTCCACGATGTGGCTGATAAGGGCTGTCGATCGTGTTGAAAGTAAAGCTCGGAGTGAGCTTGCTGGTGATGATGCCCTTGAGTGAATTCGGGCCACTCACGCCATCGAAGTTGATGGCTTCGAAGTACTGCTGCGAAGCCGTGCTGAAAGTCGTCACGCTGGAACGCTGATACGAGTAAGAGAGTCCGACTCGCTTAAACGAGCGCCTGATCGGGTAGCTGGAAGAAACGGTGAAGCCAGTCTGCGACTGGCTGAAGTTCTGCAGCGTGTTCAAAACGTCGGTTGGAAGGTTCAGATTGGTGCCGGTGAGAACTGAGTAGTTCTTGGCGGCGTTGTAGTCGTAGCGGCTGGTATAAACCGTAAAACCAAGCTGCAGAGGACGATCGAATGCGTAGGGTTCAGTAAATCCAAAGAGAATACTTTTTTGTAAGTTGCCAACGTTGGCCGATACGGTGAGCGTCTCGCCTAGTCCAAGGAAGTTGTTGGTCTCGTAGTTGATTCCGATGAATGACCCTGCGAGTCCGCTCACTCCACCCTGAAGGCCAATGCTGTTCTTGCCCTTCTCCTTCACTTTCAGCGTCAGATCGACCGTTCCATCCTGGACGTTCTGCTTCGCTATTGAATCCTGCTCCACCTTCAGCGGC
It encodes the following:
- a CDS encoding DEAD/DEAH box helicase, whose amino-acid sequence is MIQQFSELPITQYLQEQLSTNNFHTPTPVQGSAIPAALSGKDLLATAQTGTGKTLAFLIPVAQRLLQIRDAGIQALVLVPTRELAAQVEQQFDQLRGKKLRKAALVVGGASERQQIAALKTAQLVIATPGRLEDFLRRNLAKLDKTQVLVLDEADRMLDMGFLPAIRRITDTLPKTRQTLCFSATLDPAVAHIVSDFVHNPQRIAFGSTSKPVDSVRLQAFEVASNQRLALLQRLLNDEDGRCLVFVRTKRGADRLTRQLRKAGFDAGMLHGDRSQSQRNAALADFQNGTVPILVATDVASRGIHVDAVAHVINYELPQLAEDLIHRVGRTGRIGATGTASVFVSHQDRTEFRAIERTLGLKIERMRVDEELALEERSGPVLVEGMPVPVRPGSKMVRLPGEVLQRYAAI
- the bamA gene encoding outer membrane protein assembly factor BamA codes for the protein MPVALIIPSLNLFAQQTLVEEVLIHGNRRIPAETVRARIFTRAGDVYDPQALERDFNSLWNTGYYDDLRFERQDTPKGVIIHIYVTEKPTIREIKYTGLSSVSQSDVLDRFKKEKVGLSQESQYDPTKVKKAEVVLKNLLGEHGRQFATIRTEVHKIPPAAISVDFVIKEGPKVKVGNIKFDGNHKVPSRELRASMKNSKPIGIPHSIILENLFARTYDASKLDEDAERVRFFYQTKGYFKVLVDDPKTKIRDTNPGFPYLFRKGGKVVDILVPIQEGDRYRLGTITFKGGKAITNYKALRPQFPIKDGDIFNRELIAKGLENLRKAYGELGYINFSAVPETTIDEDKKMVSLDVDLDEGKQFFVRRIEFEGNTTTRDKVIRRELALEEGNVYNSRYWELSLLRLNQLNYFEPLKVEQDSIAKQNVQDGTVDLTLKVKEKGKNSIGLQGGVSGLAGSFIGINYETNNFLGLGETLTVSANVGNLQKSILFGFTEPYAFDRPLQLGFTVYTSRYDYNAAKNYSVLTGTNLNLPTDVLNTLQNFSQSQTGFTVSSSYPIRRSFKRVGLSYSYQRSSVTTFSTASQQYFEAINFDGVSGPNSLKGIITSKLTPSFTFNTIDSPYQPHRGTSLFLGGEFAGVGGNVNTIRPIAEYKHWIPMNKGRNSLGFRVTGSFITGYAGKSAPPYERFYMGGENDLRGFDIRTVTPYVFIANRVNVPLQNPDGSFVPVDPTNPRRGVVQIPIPASTIIYAGGDTSLNSNVEYRVPIVPHVTLAAFNDFGMNFIALPNQLKLTPENLANLNGTPFGCPSLDASFTCQGTKTVNFSPTLTPIPGTNYTPRMSTGMELQVLLPIVNAPFRIYYAYNPLILDSHIPTKSPITRDMFPAGAAGDFTYQQSLIIYGSTYVLREPRKTFRFTVSTTF